In the Corynebacterium jeikeium genome, AGGTCCAGCAGGATCGCTCGCGCCGGCGCCAGACCCGTGGAACCGGCCACCATCACCACCGGCTTCTCACCGGAAATCTGCAGGTCGCCATATGGATTGGCCACCACCCACTGCTCGCCGGGCTGGGAACCCTCCACGATCGCGCGGGAAAACGGCCCGACAGCGCGGACGTGAAACTCGACCAAACCGTCTTCGTTGAAAGGAATCGCGGGGGAAAGTGCCCGCCACAGCTGCGGAGTGTGCGGCGTGCGGACCTCCACATGCTGGCCGGACCAATACGGCAGCGGCGGATCCATCTGCGCGCGGATCACTGCGATGGCGTCACAAGGATGAACCACCTCAAGCACCTGCGCGGCAGAGGTCGCAGGAACGTCGGCTTCCTCGTCCTCTAGTGCACCGTAGGCAAGCAGGCTACATCCGAGGTTGATTGTGTCGCTGAGCTTTTTTGTGACGCCCATATACTCCCCAACAGCCTCCACCAACGCGGACTCTAGCGCCTCATAATGCTTAGACCCCACGCCGAACTTTCGGAAATCCTTGCCGGTGGCGACCAGGAACTCGGCTTGGTCGGTGGCGAACTCGCCGCCAGTGGTGATGCCGCGCAGGACGAAGCGGATGGTGCGGTCCAGGTAGGCCTCGTCCAGCTCCATCGTCTGCGTGAAATCCGGGGTGGGGTTGGCGTACTCGGTGCCCGCGACGTGGGGAAAGTGTACCGCCCGGGGTTTAAGATCCATTGCGCGCAACTTCGTGCGGGTGAGCTGAACCAGGTCGTGGCGGTGTTCTTCGATGAGCGCGAGGAACTCTGCGAAGGTGTATTCGTCGGACGAAGAGTGGCGTGCCACGAACTCGAAGTCTCCTTGTTCTACAGGGGGTTCTACAGGGGCGGGCTGAGGCAACCGGGTGAGGGGCCGGTCGGTTGTTCCTCATTGTCGCACCCGAACCTGTGAATTGGAACTCCCCTATTGGAAAGCAGGATTGCCGAGCTGTTGCGGGGCAGTGTGGTACTCGATCGGGGTATCGGAGAAGTTGATCGGGTTGCGGACGCTGCGCATGCCCTCGACCTCGACGATTGGATCCAGGCCCAAGGATTCTGCGAACTCGAAGGCCTGCTTGATGTTGTTCACCGGGCCGGCGGGAACCCCGGCGGCGCGCAGCTTCTGGAACCACTCCTGGGCGCCAGCCTGTGCCAACGCACCCTCGATAATCTCGGCCAACTCGGCACGGTGAACGACACGGTCGCTGTTGGTGGCGAAGCGGGCGTCATCAATAAACTCCTCGAGCCCCAGCACCCGACAGGTCCGGTGATACAGCGAGTCGTTGCCTGCGGCGATGGCGAGGTCGCCCTCCTGGGTCTTAAAGACCTGGTAGGGGGAGATGGAGGGGTGGGTGTTGCCCATTGCCTTGCCGATAACGCCCGCGCCGACGAACGCGCTGGCCTGGTTGGCCAGGGAAGACAGCAGGGTGTGCAGCAGGTTGATCTCGATGTGCTGCCCCTTGCCGGAGGAGGTACGGGAGTGCAGGGCGGCGAGGATGCCCATGCCCATGTGCAGGCCGGTGAGGACATCCACCAGCGCCACGCCGACTTTGACGGGGTGGCCCTCCTCGCCGTTGATGGACATGAGGCCGCCGACGGCCTGCACCATCAGGTCGTAGCCGCCGATGTCCGCACCCTTGCCGGAACCGAAGCCGGAGAGGGAGGCGTAGATTAGGCCCTCGTTGTGCTGGCGGAGCGTTTCGTAGTCCAGCCCCATGCGCTGCATCGTTCCGGGGCGAAAGTTCTCCACCAGGATGTCGGCCTCCGCGGCGATGCGGCGGGCCTGCTCGCGGCCCTCGTCGGTGGAGAGGTCGATCTCCACGGACTTCTTGTTGCGGTTCACGCCGGCGAAGTAGGTGGACATGCCCTGCGCGTTGACGGGCGGTGCCCACGAGCGAGTGTCGTCGCCGACGCCCGGGCGTTCGATCTTGATGACCTGCGCGCCCATGTCCGCCAGCATCATGGTTGCGTAGGGGCCGGCGAGGACGCGGGAGAAATCGGCCACGACGATGCCTTCGAGGGGGCCCATAGGTTCCTTTCTGGTTGGGGGTTGAGGGAGGAGTGGGTGAGGGCTGGGGGAGTTTGGCTTAGCGGAATGCGCCCTTGCCGGTGAGAGCCTGGCCGATGATCAGCTGGTGCATCTCGGCGGTGCCCTCGTAGGTCAGCACGGACTCCAGGTTGTTGGCGTGGCGCAGCGGCGAGTACTCCAGGGTGATGCCGGAAGCGCCCAGCAGGGTGCGGCATTCGCGGGCGATCTCCAGGGCGACGCGGGTGGAGTTCAGCTTGCCGACGGAGACCTGGTGCGGGGCGAGCTCGCCCTTGTCCTTCAGGCGGCCGAGCTGCAGCGCAAGCAGGACGGACTTGTTAAGCTCGACGGACATGTTGGCCAGCTTCGCCTGGGTGAGCTGGTAGCTGGACAGGGACTTGCCGAACACCTCGCGGGTCTCGGTGTAATCGATGGCAGTCTCCAGGCTGTCGCGGGCGGCGCCCAGAGCACCCCAGATGATGCCGTAGCGGGCCTCGTTCAGGCAGGTCAGCGGGCCGCGGAGGGTGTCGATCTTCGGCAGGCGCTGGGAATCCGGCACGCGGCAGTTGTCCAGCACGATCTCGCCGGTGATGGAGGCGCGCAGCGAGAGCTTCTTGTGGATCTCCGGAGCGGTGAAGCCCTCCATGCCCTTCTCCAGAATGAAGCCGGCGAAGCCATCCTCGGTGCGAGCCCACACGACGGCCACGTCGGCGACGGGGGAGTTGGTGATCCACATCTTGGTGCCGTTGAGGACCCATTCGTCGCCGTCGCGGGTTGCGCGCGTCTTCATGGACGCCGGGTCGGAGCCGGCATCGGGCTCCGTCAGGCCGAAGCAACCCAGGTACTCACCGGCGGCCATCTTCGGCAGGTACTTTTCCTTCTGCTCCTCGGAGCCCCAGTGGTGGATGGCGAACATGGCCAGGGAGCCCTGGACGGAAACGAAGGAGCGCAGGCCGGAATCCACGGCCTCGATCTCCATGCAAGCCAGGCCGTAGGCGACGGCAGAGGCGCCGGGGCACTCGTAGCCTTCCAGGTGCATGCCCAGTGCGCCGAGCTGTCCGAACTGCGGGCCGAGCTCCTTGGCGGGCAGGGTGCCGTTGTCGAACCACTCTTGCACGTTGGGCTTGAGGGATTTGTTGGCGAAGTCCGCCATGGCTTCTTGCAGCATGCGCTCTTCATCGGAGAGCAGGCTGTTGAAGGAGGTGAGGTCAAGCGGGGAGGAAGTCATGCCAGTTGGTTCCTTACGTATATAGGTAGCTGTATACTGATTTGCGTAGTCTTGAGTGTAGGGGAAGTTGTTTCGTTCCGAAAGGCTTTTGCGAAAATTCTTTCATGCCCCGCATGGGAAGGCGCGCGCGTTAGGGGTTGCGTATGTCGTGGGGCTGACTAAAATCAGAGCCATCAGCCTTAGCCGTTGACCCTCCATTGATCAGGAGAGCGCCGATGACTAAGGCTTTCATGCTCCTGGGGGATTAGTGAAGGGGAGGAAATGGGGGCTCAGCGGCCAGTGGTGACTGCAATCTCGGTAAGAGCGAAGAGTTCTGGTGGAACTCTGAGTTTCTCAGAGAAATTGTCAAGAAACGCAAAGTTGCTCTCCGGCGAGGTGAAGAATTAGAGACGCAAAACGGCTACATGTTGAAGTCCGCGCCTTTGAAGAAGTTATGCCGTGGCACGATCAGCGTCGATGATCTACGGCTTGAGGATTTCTATCTGGATATCATCCAAAAAGGCGTGGATATGAGGATCGGTCTCGATATAGCCACCATGGCAGAACGGGGCATTGTCACACAGATAATAATGATTTCAGGAGACAGTGATTTTGTGCCTGCGGCGAAGCATGCCCGACGTGCTGGCATTGATTTTATTATCGATCCACTATGGGCACGTATTTCGGATAGCTTAAATGAACACGTCGACGGAGTCCGAGAATGTGTAAGACGTCCGCCTTTAAATGAAGAGGATCCACTACACACCGAGTGTCGTGAGAAGCGGCAACCACAGGATTCCGAAGACTTGGAGTTGTGACGTTTAGCTGTGAAACTGAGTTTCTCAGCTATCGTCCTGAGCAGCCCTGCCGCCCAAGCCGAAAGGAACCCCCAATGCCCGACGCGCCCCACCCAGAGTCCGCGCCGCGGTTCCCCTTTCCCGTCGACCAGCAGCCCGGTAGATCCCACCACCGCACCGTCGACCGGATCGCGAACATCCTGGAGTTCGTGGCCCGCAACCCGCAACCGCGCGGACTCACGGACATTTCCAAGGCCATCGGCGCCCCGGTAAGTTCCACCCAATCCCTGGTGAATGGCCTGGTCGCGGCCGGATACCTGGAGGAACGGGATAAAGCCTTCCGCCTGGGGCTGGCCCCGTACCTGCTGAGCACCCTCGCCGGTAGCCGCCCCGTGGATCAGGTCACCCACGAGATGCTGGAAGACGTGGTGGAAGAGACAGGCTATATCGCCGTGTTGGCGTCATTGGTAGGCGACAATGTCTACTACCTCGACTACGCGCTGTCGGACCCCGAGTTCGAGTACCTGGCGCAGAACCGTCTGCAGCGCCCGCCGCTCGAGACGTCGGCGGGATGGGCGATCCTCTCCGGTCTGGGGCACGAGCAAGTGTGGGGGATTCTGGCGGCGTCTGAGAGCTCGCAGGAGACCATCAATAAGTTCCAGCGTTGGTACCCAGACATGCGCGCGACCGGCGAATGCGTGGCCCCCGGCGTGGCTTTGAACGGCGCGGATGGTGTGGCCGTGCGCGTCGAGAGCCAGGGAGTGGCGGTGGCCTCGGTGTCCGTCATTGCCTCGACCGAGCAGATCGCGCGCGACGCGGATCGGATTATTGAGGTCTTAAGACGCCACAGCGCCCGCTGGAACCGTTAGCGGCTTAAGCTGAGTTCGTCGTTGAAGAAGTGGCGGTGATTCGCCAGTCCTCTCCCTGGGGGAGGGCGTGCAAGATGGTTTCAAAGGCGCTGGAGATTAGTGCGGGGCGAAAGCTTTCCGCGTAGTACGCCTCCTTGGAAACCTCTTTTCCACCGGAGAATGCGGTGATCTTCCCTCGTTGCTTCATGTGGTGACGAGAGGTGGTCTGTTCGAGCAATTTGACGGAGCTGGCCCAAGGTTCGTCCTGTTCATATGCGTTGACGCTTCGCTCGCAAGCGGAGATAGCTTCGATATCGGAAACTGAAGGTATGCCGAAGTCGGAAATCGCGCTCATACTGATGGAGTGGAGAGCTGAGAGCGCGGAACTTGGCAATGCGGAGTCCCACACGGCAAATAACGGGCGAAGAGGGAAGCGATCCTCTTTCGATCGCACGGTTAAGTGTGCGCGAATAGTCTGCAGATCTTCAATAGTGTCGTGGGTAGCATCATTAATTTCCCAAAGGCTAAGAGGGATTACCTTTCCGTCGGAATCGCCGGTGTAGGAAAAACTCAGGGATAATTCGGCCCAGCGAAACCGGTCGAAAAAGAGGTCGGGATCCACCTTCTCTTCGGTGAAGGTGGATGCTTGCAGGACAACGTAGCGATCCTTGTACGGTTGCGTCCCTTAGTGTGGTGTAACGCTTGCTGATGGTGGATCCCGGAAAGTAGTGGGCGGCCACCGCCAGTTAGCCTTTCAACTCAACTACCACATCTCACCGAAAGGCCTATGACGATGACCGCTGCACCGTATTCTATCGACCCGACAACCTATCTGGATGATTTGCTGGCCCAAGCGTCTCCGGATTTGATGCGCCAGATGCTGCAAGGGTTTATCAACCAGATCCTCTCCGCCCAGGCTGACACCGTCTGCGGCGCCGAATACGGGGTTGTATCCACCGAGCGGGTCAACCACCGCAACGGGTATCGCCACCGCGACCTTGACACCCGTGTCGGCACGATCGACGTGGCGGTGCCGAAACTGCGCCACGGCGCGTTCTTCCCAGACTGGCTGTTAGAGCGCCGCTCACGAGCAGAACGAGCCTTATCGACTGTGATCGCCACGTGCTACCTTAAGGGGGTTTCCACCCGCAGGATGAATGATCTGGTGGCTACACTTGGGATTTCCAGCATGTCGAAATCGCAAGTCTCACGCATGTCAGAAGAACTCGACGACATGGTCGCAGACTTCAAAAACCGCCCACTAGACCCCGGCGGGTACGCCTTTTTATCGTGCGATGCGCTCACGATCAAAGTCCGTGAAGGCGGCCGGGTGGTCAAATGCTCAGTGCTGCTTGCCACCGGAGTCAACGCCGACGGGTATCGCGAAATGCTCGGCATGCACGTCGCCACCGCGGAATCCAACGCGTCGTGGAAAGGCTTCTTCCAGGACTTAAAAGCCCGCGGACTTACTGGGGTATTCCTTATCACCAGTGATGCCCACGAAGGCATCCAGCACGCCATTTCCGAAGTGCTGCCCAATGCGTCGTGGCAGCGGTGCCGCACCCATTTCGCGAAGAACCTCTACGAAAAGGTCCCGAAAACACAATGGCCGATGGTCTCTGCGATGTTCCAGACAATCTTCCAGCAACCTGACGCCACATCCACTTGGGCTCAAGCCCGCGAAGTTGTCGACCTACTGGAGCCGAAATTCCCTCACGTCGCGGCGTATTTGGAGGAATCACTCGATGAAGTACTGGCGTTTACCGCAGTGCCGAAACCAGTCTGGACGAAGGTGTGGTCAAACAACCCCACAGAACGGTTAAACCGAGAGATCCGCCGGCGCACCGACGTCGTCGGCATTTTCCCAAACCGTGAATCCATCATCCGGCTTGTCGGTGCGGTCCTAGCCGAGCAACACGACGATTGGATCCAACAAAAACGCTACATGTCACTGACCGCACTCGAACACACCAAGCACCTCATGCACCACCCAGGAGAACATCGTGACGACCACCACCAGCTAACCGCCTAACCAAGCCCCGAACTTCATATCGAGCCGAAAGCACAAACGGCTACACCACTACACCGGACTTGACCTCCTTGTACATGGACTAAACGCTAATGGATGCTCTGCAGCTTAAACAGGTTTGACGGGCACGCGCCAGCCTAAGCGGCCAACTCCGGCACCCACAACACCAGCTGGGGCCACAGTAGGAAGGCCAGGGCGATGACCAACATGATCACGACATAGGGGAATGCTCCCTTGAACACAATCATGGGGCTGATGCGCACGGCCTTGGAGACCACGAACACGTTCAGGCCCATGGGCGGGGTGACCATGCCGGTCTCTGCCAGTAGGACGATGAAGATGCCAAACCAGACGGGATCGTAACCCAGGGCTTCGACGATGGGCAGAGTTACCGGCACGGTCAGGGCGATGATGGCGATCTGGTCCATGAAGAACCCCAGGATCAGGTACACCGCGCCGATCAGAGCCATGATTACCAGCGGGTGCAGAGAGGACTCGCCGATGGCGCTGACCAGCTTCGGGGTGACGCGCGTTTCGGTGAGGAAGTGGCCCAGCACGTGCGCGGACATGATGATGGCGAAGATCATGCCGGTGGTCTTCACCGTCTCCAGCACAGTTTCGCCGAACTTCTTGGTATCCCAGCGGCCCTTCGCGATCACCAGGATCAGCGCGGCCAGCACGCCCAGGGCGGCAGCCTCTGTGGGCGTGGCGATGCCGGTGAAGATGGACCCGACTACCGCCAGGAAGATCAGCAGCAGTGGGGAAGCCTTCAGCAGCTGCAGCCCCTTCTCTGAGAGGGGAACCGGCTCGCCCTGCGGGGCGCGGGAGCGGTCCTTCAGGAAGCCGATGTACATCACCATCACCAGGCCCAGCGCCACCACCACGCCTGGAAAGAAACCAGCGATTAGAACGTCGCCCACGGGAGCCTCCGCGGTGATCGCGTAGAAGACCAGGATGATCGACGGCGGGATCATTGCCGCCAGCGTGCCGACAACTGCAACCAGGCCGGTGGCGGTGCCTTTGTGGTAGCCCTCCTCGATCATGCGGGTGGAGGACGTCTGCGCCAGCGTGGCCGCGGCGGCGGTGGACGAACCCGAGACGGCCGCGAACGCGGTGCCCGCGCCGACGGAGGCGATGGCGGTGCCTCCGGGGATGCGGCCGACGAGCGCCTTGGCGGCGTCAAAAACAGAATCCAAAAGACCCGACATCAGCATCAGCTGCGCCATCAGGATAAACAGCGGCACGGCGGACAAAGAGTTGGAACGCACTGCAGCGAACGGTGAGGTCTCCATGGTGGCGATGGCCAGCTCGACTCCGCCAAGAGCGATCAGGCCGACCGTGGCCGTGCCGAAGATGGCGAAGCTGACGGGGACGCGCAGGATAATCAGCGCGACCAGCAGCACAACGATAGTAAGCGCAAGCATGGTTTAAACCTCTTCCTCGCCGGGGTCGTAGTCGGTGTAGGGGCGATCCCACGGGGTGATCAATTCGCGCACAAAGTCCAGCGCGGCGACGAAGGCGCACAGGGCGGCGGCGATGGGCACGATCACGCGGTAGGTCCAGTCGGGAGTGGCCAGGTCAGCCATGCCGGGCAGGGTGGCGTGGCCCAGGGAAAACGCCATGTAGGTTTCGTTCCACCCGCCGATGAAGACGAAGATCATGGAGATCACGACGGCCAGGTGGATGAGCAGCAGGATGGCCTTCTGCACCTTGGGCGCGAACTTGCTGAACAGCGACTCCACTGCGATGTGCGTGCCCGTGCGATACGTGGTGACCAGCCCGAAAAACGCGGTGATCGGCAGGAGGTAGCGTTCGGTGACGGAAATATTCCAGCCCAGGGGAGCGCCGAAGAACTCGCGCGCTACGATCTCCGCCAACGTGACTAGCGCCAGCCCGAGGATGGCCGCGCCGGCGATCCAGGCGCACACTGCGGAGACCGCGTTCTGGATCTTGTCGAAGCCCGGGTGGTCCTCGGTGTGGTAGCCGTATGTGCTGCGTTCGGCGGTGCCGTGGTGGCCGATGCGGATGAAGTTGCTGCTGGTCATGATTGCTGCTCCTTTGCTTCCGCTCGGGCCTTCGGGTCGGTGACGCCCGCACCCGCGCGATCTGCATGGCGCTTCAGCGCGTCCTCGAAGTCGTCGACGACCCGCTGGGCGGGGTGCCCCTTGGATTCGGCGACTTCGATCCACTTGTTTAGGACGGGCTGAGATATGTTCTCCCACTCCTTGGCCGTTTCGCCGTCGGTGACGTCGTAGAAGTGCACGCCGGCATCCTTCATCTTCTGCACGGACTTTTCGCGCGCTGCGTTGAGCTCTTCGCAGACGGACTGCTGGGACTTGTCTGCAGCGTCGGTGAGCGTCTTCTTCTGCTGGTCGTTCAGCCGGTTCCAGGTATCCAGGTTGATGCCGTAGAAGAAGGTGAAGTTGCCCTGTTGAGCGCCGTAGGTGCTTGCGTGGACCACGTCCTCCAGCCCGTAGGGGGTGATGGAGATCGGGCTGGCGAGCGTGCCTTCGACGGTGCCGCGAGACATTGCCTCGTACATGTCGCCGATGGGCATGCTCACGCCGGCGGCGCCGATCTCGTTGATCACGCGGTCCAGGGCGCCGCCGGTGGAGCGGAGCACCGCACCCTGGAAGTTGTTCGGGTGCGACGGATCCTGGCCGGCCGTCATGGCCTCGTAGCCGGGGATGGAGCCGGTCCAGAGCGGCATGAACTTCATGGGCTCGAGCTCTTCTTCATAGAGGACGCCCCCTGGCTTCACCAGGTCACGCAGTGCATAGGCGGTCACGCATGCATCGGAGCTGAACCCCGGAAGGTCGCCCACGCTGCTGAGCGGGAAGCTGGAGCTGACGTAGGAGGGGGAGATGACCGCCATGTCGACTACGCCGCTGCGCACGACGGAGGGGATGTCGGCCTGCTTGCCCATCTGCCCGGAGGCGTAGTACTCGATATCCACGGAGGGGTCTTCTTCGAGCCGGTCGAGGAATGGTTTGGTGCCGCCCTTGCCGACGGGGTGGGTAAGCGAGTAGCTATCCGCCATCTTTAGTTCTGCGATACTGCCAGGGGCGTAAGGTTCCGCGGAGGAGCTGGAGCAGGCGGTGAGCGCGCCGGGCAGAGCGGCCGTCACGGCGACTGCCGCGATGGCGGAGGCGACCCGGCAGGTGGGGCGGTTTTTGTGGAGTCGGAGCATGGTCCCTTCACCCTCTCGATACGGATACTTGTTACGGATATAGGTAAACTATTCCCGATTTGGATAAGCTTCATCTAACCCTCTATGTCGACGAAAGGCGATAGTTTTCGTCGGGAAAAGTAGATCGGGGGTGGTCTTGTGGGGTAAATCACACTGATATACGTAAATTGAGCGGAATAGACTCAAGGCTGTGGTGGTTGAGTCAGGTGTACTCAAGTAAAGTCGGGAGCGTGCAATCGCGACCGGCATGAAGCCGTAGGAGGTAGATGTAGAAATGACGAGCTTCAACCCCACCACAATGACCCAGTCTGCAATGCAGGCTGCACTCCAGGATGCCTCCGCCAAGGGCAACCCGGACATTCGACCGGCGCACCTGCTCGTTGCGCTGCTGGAGCAGGAAGATTCCATCGCCCTGCCAGTGCTGCAGGCCGCAGGCGTGGAGCCGCAGACAATCTCGGTGAAGGCTAAGAACCTGGTCGCCGGATACCCGCAGGCCACCGGTAGCGAGATGGCAAACCCGCAGTTCAACCGCGATGCGCTGAACGCGCTGACCGCTGCCCAGGAGCTGGCGGAGCAGCTGGGCGATACTTATGTTTCCACCGAGGTCCTGCTGGCCGGTATTGCCAAGGGTAACTCCGACGCAGCCAAGGTGATGCACGACGCAGGGGCCACCTTCGAAGCTATCCGCGGTGCTTTCGAATCTGTTCGCGGCAACCGAAAGGTCACCACCGAGGAGCCGGAAGGGCAGTTCCAGGCACTGGAGAAGTACTCCACCGACCTGACTGCACGCGCCCGCGAAGGCAAAATCGACCCCGTGATCGGACGTGACCAGGAGATCCGGCGAGTCGTCCAGGTGCTCTCCCGTCGCACGAAGAACAACCCTGTGCTCATTGGCGAGCCTGGCGTCGGTAAAACCGCAATCGTCGAAGGCCTGGCGCGCCGCATCGTCGCCGGCGATGTGCCCGAGTCCCTGCGCGGCAAGAAGCTAATCAGCCTGGACCTGGGCTCCATGGTCGCCGGCGCGAAATACCGCGGCGAGTTCGAGGAACGACTGAAGGCTGTGCTGGACGAGATTAAGGAAGCCGAGGGCGAGGTCATCACCTTCATCGACGAGCTGCACACCATCGTCGGTGCCGGTGCGGGCGGCGATTCCGCCATGGACGCCGGCAACATGATCAAGCCGCTGCTGGCCCGTGGTGAGCTGCGGCTGGTTGGCGCAACCACCCTGGACGAGTACCGCAAGTACATCGAAAAGGATGCCGCACTGGAGCGCCGCTTCCAGCAGGTATACGTCGGTGAGCCATCGGCGGAGGACACCATCGGTATTCTCCGTGGCCTGAAGGAGCGCTACGAGGTGCACCACGGTGTGCGCATCCAAGACTCCGCGCTGGTGGCGGCTGCGACTCTGTCGGACCGCTACATCACCAGCCGCTTCCTGCCGGATAAGGCCATCGACCTGGTGGACGAGGCTGCTTCTAGGCTGCGCATGGAGATCGATTCGCGCCCCGAGGAGATCGACAATGTGGAGCGTGTGGTTCGCCGTCTCGAGATTGAGGAGATGGCGCTGGAGAAGGAGACCGACGCTGCCTCGAAGGACCGTCTCGAGCGCCTGCGTAGCGAGCTGGCTGACGAGAAGGAAAAACTGGCCGG is a window encoding:
- a CDS encoding FAD-binding oxidoreductase gives rise to the protein MARHSSSDEYTFAEFLALIEEHRHDLVQLTRTKLRAMDLKPRAVHFPHVAGTEYANPTPDFTQTMELDEAYLDRTIRFVLRGITTGGEFATDQAEFLVATGKDFRKFGVGSKHYEALESALVEAVGEYMGVTKKLSDTINLGCSLLAYGALEDEEADVPATSAAQVLEVVHPCDAIAVIRAQMDPPLPYWSGQHVEVRTPHTPQLWRALSPAIPFNEDGLVEFHVRAVGPFSRAIVEGSQPGEQWVVANPYGDLQISGEKPVVMVAGSTGLAPARAILLDLIQSEERPPMVQLFFGAQNPDELYEWQGLVGFEDAFDWLDLYLVVQEDTPAPEGFEAYTARGLVGDVAAERGSWRDAEVLITGGPEMKRHTVEAFLRAGAEREQLRFDVPN
- a CDS encoding CaiB/BaiF CoA transferase family protein is translated as MGPLEGIVVADFSRVLAGPYATMMLADMGAQVIKIERPGVGDDTRSWAPPVNAQGMSTYFAGVNRNKKSVEIDLSTDEGREQARRIAAEADILVENFRPGTMQRMGLDYETLRQHNEGLIYASLSGFGSGKGADIGGYDLMVQAVGGLMSINGEEGHPVKVGVALVDVLTGLHMGMGILAALHSRTSSGKGQHIEINLLHTLLSSLANQASAFVGAGVIGKAMGNTHPSISPYQVFKTQEGDLAIAAGNDSLYHRTCRVLGLEEFIDDARFATNSDRVVHRAELAEIIEGALAQAGAQEWFQKLRAAGVPAGPVNNIKQAFEFAESLGLDPIVEVEGMRSVRNPINFSDTPIEYHTAPQQLGNPAFQ
- a CDS encoding acyl-CoA dehydrogenase family protein; its protein translation is MTSSPLDLTSFNSLLSDEERMLQEAMADFANKSLKPNVQEWFDNGTLPAKELGPQFGQLGALGMHLEGYECPGASAVAYGLACMEIEAVDSGLRSFVSVQGSLAMFAIHHWGSEEQKEKYLPKMAAGEYLGCFGLTEPDAGSDPASMKTRATRDGDEWVLNGTKMWITNSPVADVAVVWARTEDGFAGFILEKGMEGFTAPEIHKKLSLRASITGEIVLDNCRVPDSQRLPKIDTLRGPLTCLNEARYGIIWGALGAARDSLETAIDYTETREVFGKSLSSYQLTQAKLANMSVELNKSVLLALQLGRLKDKGELAPHQVSVGKLNSTRVALEIARECRTLLGASGITLEYSPLRHANNLESVLTYEGTAEMHQLIIGQALTGKGAFR
- a CDS encoding NYN domain-containing protein; translation: MLKSAPLKKLCRGTISVDDLRLEDFYLDIIQKGVDMRIGLDIATMAERGIVTQIIMISGDSDFVPAAKHARRAGIDFIIDPLWARISDSLNEHVDGVRECVRRPPLNEEDPLHTECREKRQPQDSEDLEL
- a CDS encoding IclR family transcriptional regulator; translation: MPDAPHPESAPRFPFPVDQQPGRSHHRTVDRIANILEFVARNPQPRGLTDISKAIGAPVSSTQSLVNGLVAAGYLEERDKAFRLGLAPYLLSTLAGSRPVDQVTHEMLEDVVEETGYIAVLASLVGDNVYYLDYALSDPEFEYLAQNRLQRPPLETSAGWAILSGLGHEQVWGILAASESSQETINKFQRWYPDMRATGECVAPGVALNGADGVAVRVESQGVAVASVSVIASTEQIARDADRIIEVLRRHSARWNR
- a CDS encoding IS256-like element IS3506 family transposase — translated: MTAAPYSIDPTTYLDDLLAQASPDLMRQMLQGFINQILSAQADTVCGAEYGVVSTERVNHRNGYRHRDLDTRVGTIDVAVPKLRHGAFFPDWLLERRSRAERALSTVIATCYLKGVSTRRMNDLVATLGISSMSKSQVSRMSEELDDMVADFKNRPLDPGGYAFLSCDALTIKVREGGRVVKCSVLLATGVNADGYREMLGMHVATAESNASWKGFFQDLKARGLTGVFLITSDAHEGIQHAISEVLPNASWQRCRTHFAKNLYEKVPKTQWPMVSAMFQTIFQQPDATSTWAQAREVVDLLEPKFPHVAAYLEESLDEVLAFTAVPKPVWTKVWSNNPTERLNREIRRRTDVVGIFPNRESIIRLVGAVLAEQHDDWIQQKRYMSLTALEHTKHLMHHPGEHRDDHHQLTA
- a CDS encoding TRAP transporter large permease yields the protein MLALTIVVLLVALIILRVPVSFAIFGTATVGLIALGGVELAIATMETSPFAAVRSNSLSAVPLFILMAQLMLMSGLLDSVFDAAKALVGRIPGGTAIASVGAGTAFAAVSGSSTAAAATLAQTSSTRMIEEGYHKGTATGLVAVVGTLAAMIPPSIILVFYAITAEAPVGDVLIAGFFPGVVVALGLVMVMYIGFLKDRSRAPQGEPVPLSEKGLQLLKASPLLLIFLAVVGSIFTGIATPTEAAALGVLAALILVIAKGRWDTKKFGETVLETVKTTGMIFAIIMSAHVLGHFLTETRVTPKLVSAIGESSLHPLVIMALIGAVYLILGFFMDQIAIIALTVPVTLPIVEALGYDPVWFGIFIVLLAETGMVTPPMGLNVFVVSKAVRISPMIVFKGAFPYVVIMLVIALAFLLWPQLVLWVPELAA
- a CDS encoding TRAP transporter small permease, with translation MTSSNFIRIGHHGTAERSTYGYHTEDHPGFDKIQNAVSAVCAWIAGAAILGLALVTLAEIVAREFFGAPLGWNISVTERYLLPITAFFGLVTTYRTGTHIAVESLFSKFAPKVQKAILLLIHLAVVISMIFVFIGGWNETYMAFSLGHATLPGMADLATPDWTYRVIVPIAAALCAFVAALDFVRELITPWDRPYTDYDPGEEEV
- the dctP gene encoding TRAP transporter substrate-binding protein DctP; this encodes MLRLHKNRPTCRVASAIAAVAVTAALPGALTACSSSSAEPYAPGSIAELKMADSYSLTHPVGKGGTKPFLDRLEEDPSVDIEYYASGQMGKQADIPSVVRSGVVDMAVISPSYVSSSFPLSSVGDLPGFSSDACVTAYALRDLVKPGGVLYEEELEPMKFMPLWTGSIPGYEAMTAGQDPSHPNNFQGAVLRSTGGALDRVINEIGAAGVSMPIGDMYEAMSRGTVEGTLASPISITPYGLEDVVHASTYGAQQGNFTFFYGINLDTWNRLNDQQKKTLTDAADKSQQSVCEELNAAREKSVQKMKDAGVHFYDVTDGETAKEWENISQPVLNKWIEVAESKGHPAQRVVDDFEDALKRHADRAGAGVTDPKARAEAKEQQS